The following proteins are encoded in a genomic region of Eriocheir sinensis breed Jianghai 21 chromosome 2, ASM2467909v1, whole genome shotgun sequence:
- the LOC127002414 gene encoding uncharacterized protein LOC127002414: protein MRSLVIVSVVLGVALGQVFPRDTPEVEAARNAFIAEYNRLARLAEQAPDIHIYHRDPEQDLSAPSGVVRHRPINPPAFNAFSFSANLGANQQFVPGPNTFPGASHMPGHLAGHHVHAAPTHAPAAPTHAPAAPTHAPVSFRASQRPRITQAPLFNIVDEPVARWTGPFADEVPAGLSGHVMETPSVAAAKAAHFQAHADFWNQATRNNPTQG, encoded by the exons ATGCGTTCCCTG GTGATTGTGAGTGTAGTCCTTGGCGTCGCCCTCGGCCAAGTATTTCCTCGTGACACCCCGGAGGTTGAGGCTGCGCGCAACGCCTTCATCGCCGAGTACAACCGCTTGGCGAGACTGGCAGAGCAGGCGCCCGACATCCACATCTACCACCGCGACCCCGAGCAGGACCTCTCGGCACCATCCGGCGTGGTGCGGCACCGGCCCATCAACCCTCCCGCCTTCAACGCCTTCTCCTTTTCGGCTAACTTGGGCGCCAACCAGCAATTCGTGCCCGGCCCCAACACCTTCCCCGGTGCGTCACACATGCCCGGACACCTTGCTGGCCACCACGTCCATGCCGCCCCCACTCacgcccccgccgcccccactcacgcccccgccgcccccacGCACGCCCCAGTCAGCTTCAGGGCCTCTCAGAGGCCGCGCATCACTCAGGCGCCGCTCTTCAACATCGTTGACGAGCCTGTGGCGCGCTGGACGGGGCCCTTCGCTGACGAGGTGCCCGCCGGCCTCAGTGGCCACGTGATGGAGACACCGAGCGTTGCCGCCGCCAAGGCCGCCCACTTCCAGGCCCACGCTGACTTCTGGAACCAGGCTACTAGGAATAATCCCACGCAGGGCTGA